The Halichoerus grypus chromosome 15, mHalGry1.hap1.1, whole genome shotgun sequence genome includes a window with the following:
- the PRDM7 gene encoding histone-lysine N-methyltransferase PRDM7 has protein sequence MGPLPASESEQGLPGGPSTMSLNRSPEETPERDSGRTGWKPTVRDAFKDISIYFSKEEWTEMGDWEKIRYRNVKRNYEALITIGLRAPRPAFMCHRRQAIKPQVDDTEDSDEEWTPRQQVRPSWVAFRMDQNKHQKGIPRAPLSNESSLKELPETAKLLNTSGSEQGQKPVSPPGEASTSGHHSLQKLELRRKDVEVKMYSLRERKSLAYQEVNEPQDDDYLYCEKCQNFFIDSCAVHGPPTFVKDSAVDRGQPNRSALTLPPGLRIRPSSIPQAGLGVWNEASDLPLGLHFGPYEGQITEDEEAANSGYSWLITKGRNCYEYVDGKDNSWANWMRYVNCARDDEEQNLVAFQYHRQIFYRTCRVIRPGCELLVWYGDEYGQELGIKWGSKWKSELTAGKGGHHCSSKQKGKEEFSLAVSTVQLFFFFFFLLRFYEHSAGDRVCTVKTIKMSTGAASPGDNAYNTGSCVNNYLTKNFLFQQNQSQRYIHVLPALWPSPVRNSSANIWNAIILLRSSHKYLQENISNQRIPAQAIRISSGSNIRIRRAGVTKLKAKRSKKVSNLCLKV, from the exons AGACCCCTGAGAGAGACTCAGGGAGAACAGGATGGAAGCCCACGGTGAGAG ATGCTTTCAAAGACATTTCCATATACTTCTCCAAGGAAGAATGGACAGAGATgggagactgggagaaaatcCGATATAGGAATGTGAAAAGGAACTATGAAGCGCTGATTACGATAG GTCTCAGAGCCCCTCGACCAGCTTTCATGTGTCACCGCAGGCAGGCCATCAAACCCCAAGTAGATGACACTGAGGATTCTGATGAAGAATGGACACCAAGGCAGCAAG TCAGACCTTCTTGGGTGGCATTCAGAATGGACCAGAATAAACACCAGAAG GGAATACCCAGAGCGCCATTAAGTAATGAATCTAGTTTGAAGGAATTACCAGAAACAGCAAAGTTGCTGAACACAAGTGGCTCAGAGCAGGGCCAGAAACCAGTGTCCCCTCCTGGAGAAGCAAGTACCTCTGGACATCACTCCCTACAAAAATTgg AACTCAGGAGAAAGGACGTTGAAGTAAAGATGTATAGTCTACGAGAAAGAAAGAGCCTTGCATACCAAGAGGTCAACGAGCCCCAGGATGATGACTACCTCT actgtgagaagtGTCAGAACTTCTTCATCGACAGCTGTGCTGTTCATGGGCCCCCTACTTTTGTAAAGGACAGTGCAGTGGATAGGGGGCAACCCAACCGCTCAGCCCTCACTCTGCCCCCTGGTCTGAGAATCAGACCATCAAGCATCCCTCAGGCTGGGCTTGGAGTATGGAACGAAGCATCTGATCTGCCATTGGGTCTACACTTTGGCCCGTATGAGGGCCAAATCACAGAAGATGAAGAGGCAGCCAACAGCGGATACTCCTGGTTG ATCACCAAAGGGAGAAACTGCTATGAGTATGTGGATGGAAAGGATAACTCTTGGGCCAACTGGATGAG GTACGTGAACTGTGCCAGGGATGACGAGGAGCAGAACCTGGTGGCCTTTCAATATCATAGGCAGATCTTCTACCGAACCTGCCGGGTCATCAGGCCAGGCTGCGAATTGCTGGTCTGGTATGGGGACGAGTACGGCCAGGAGCTGGGCATCAAGTGGGGAAGCAAGTGGAAGAGCGAGCTCACGGCAGGGAAAGGTGGGCACCACTGCTCttcaaaacagaaaggaaaggaagaattctCCTTGGCAGTTTCCACAgtccagctcttttttttttttttttttttgttaagattttat GAACACTCGGCGGGAGACAGAGTTTGCACtgtcaaaacaataaaaatgagtacTGGGGCGGCCTCACCAGGAGACAATGCATACAACACAGGCAGTTGTGTCAACAACTACCTGACCAAAAATTTCCTCTTTCAGCAGAACCAAAGCCAGAGATACATCCATGTCCTTCCTGCTCTCTGGCCTTCTCCAGTCAGAAATTCCTCAGCCAACATTTGGAACGCAATCATCCTTCTCAGATCTTCCCACAAATATCTGCAAGAGAATATTTCCAACCAGAGGATCCCTGCCCAGGCGATCAGAATCAGCAGCGGCAGCAATATTCGGATCCGCAGAGCTGGAGTGACAAAGCTAAAGGCCAAGAGGTCAAAGAAAGTTTCAAACCTTTGCTTAAAAGTGTAA